A window of Shewanella mesophila contains these coding sequences:
- the flgD gene encoding flagellar hook assembly protein FlgD produces MSLINPLSSQSPLSAQAQSGQSIAPQSTSTQTSSQTETTGNPFLDGIRLPQESNIPEAKSQELTQEDFFSLLSQQLSMQDPFKPVDNDQMIAQMASFSTVDGITKLNEEIVNLNTVMTSSQALQASGLVGQKVLIPSDTGHISAEDPTLKGIVSTPEAIEKITVRIEDEKGQLVKTFTIDGSAGGNIDVAWDGLDKNGEPVTSGNYSIKASGLVDGESQDLAVSTYAHVTSVSLGTASTGAILNLRGIGGIKLGDVLAVSET; encoded by the coding sequence GTGAGCCTCATTAATCCTTTAAGCAGTCAATCTCCACTCAGCGCTCAAGCGCAAAGTGGTCAGTCGATTGCGCCGCAGTCGACGAGTACTCAAACTTCGTCGCAAACGGAAACAACCGGAAACCCGTTTCTTGACGGTATTCGTTTACCCCAAGAGTCCAATATTCCAGAAGCAAAAAGTCAGGAGTTAACCCAAGAAGACTTTTTCTCTTTGCTCAGTCAACAGTTGTCGATGCAAGACCCGTTTAAGCCTGTGGACAATGATCAGATGATTGCACAAATGGCTTCATTTTCGACGGTTGATGGTATTACCAAGTTGAATGAAGAGATTGTTAATCTCAATACGGTGATGACATCAAGCCAAGCGCTGCAGGCATCTGGATTGGTAGGACAGAAGGTATTGATCCCATCGGATACTGGGCATATATCTGCTGAAGACCCAACGTTGAAAGGGATTGTTAGTACGCCAGAAGCAATTGAAAAAATTACTGTTCGTATCGAAGATGAGAAAGGACAGCTGGTTAAAACCTTTACGATTGATGGCAGCGCAGGTGGCAATATTGATGTCGCTTGGGATGGCCTAGATAAAAATGGTGAACCTGTGACCAGTGGTAATTACTCGATTAAAGCGAGTGGACTGGTCGATGGTGAAAGTCAAGATTTGGCTGTTTCAACTTATGCGCATGTCACTAGCGTGTCTTTAGGAACGGCTAGTACGGGGGCAATTTTGAACCTTAGAGGCATTGGCGGTATTAAGTTAGGTGATGTACTTGCCGTTTCTGAAACATAG
- the flgC gene encoding flagellar basal body rod protein FlgC, translating to MSLFNIFDVAGSGMSAQSIRLNTTASNIANADSVSSSIDQTYRARHPVFEAEMAKASHQQQTSQGVKVSGIVESDKPLQKEYSPDHPLADADGYIYKPNVNVMEEMANMISASRSYQMNVQVAEAAKSMLQQTLRIGNS from the coding sequence ATGAGCTTATTTAATATCTTTGATGTAGCAGGCTCAGGCATGTCGGCTCAGTCAATTCGGTTGAATACAACCGCGAGTAATATTGCAAACGCTGATTCCGTTTCGAGCAGTATCGATCAGACTTATCGTGCGCGTCATCCTGTATTCGAAGCCGAGATGGCCAAAGCGTCTCATCAGCAACAAACCTCTCAGGGCGTAAAAGTCTCAGGGATTGTGGAAAGTGATAAACCATTACAGAAGGAATACTCTCCGGATCATCCGTTAGCGGATGCCGATGGCTATATCTATAAACCGAATGTAAATGTGATGGAAGAGATGGCAAATATGATCTCGGCATCACGCTCTTATCAAATGAACGTACAAGTTGCTGAGGCGGCAAAATCTATGCTGCAGCAAACATTACGTATTGGCAATTCCTAG
- the flgB gene encoding flagellar basal body rod protein FlgB, which produces MAISFDKALGVHQYTLGIRSARAQVISSNIANADTPHYKAKDLDFDKALQAARTTQSGLAMSRSNEKHFDLAALSQQHISYRVPNQPDTGDGNTVDIQQEQSEFMQNALEYQMSLGFLDSKFSGLKKALKGN; this is translated from the coding sequence ATGGCGATTAGTTTTGATAAGGCACTGGGGGTGCATCAGTATACTTTGGGGATACGCTCGGCGCGTGCTCAAGTTATCTCCTCCAATATTGCCAATGCCGATACTCCTCATTACAAAGCTAAAGATCTCGATTTTGATAAGGCATTGCAGGCGGCACGAACCACTCAAAGTGGACTGGCTATGAGTCGCAGTAATGAAAAACACTTTGATTTGGCAGCTCTTAGTCAACAACACATTAGTTATAGAGTGCCGAACCAGCCCGATACAGGTGATGGTAATACGGTAGATATACAGCAAGAGCAGTCTGAGTTTATGCAAAATGCGCTGGAATATCAGATGTCACTCGGTTTTTTAGACAGTAAGTTTTCTGGTCTAAAAAAGGCACTTAAAGGAAATTAA
- a CDS encoding CheR family methyltransferase, producing the protein MKVPNKSLAEAEYNQFRLFLEQHSGIVLGDNKQYLVRSRLAPLMGKHNLPSLSEVVKHSMKPAERQLRAEVIDAMTTNETLWFRDRYPFELLANSLLPEYSRLGRPLKIWSAACSSGQEPYSLAMTILEYQQRKPGALPGSASILATDLSPSMLERCKNAEYDNLALGRGLSDERKRQFFESSGTSSMTIKANVKRLVNFRAHNLLDSYTLLGKFDIIFCRNVLIYFAPEAKAKILRQFAAALNPKGILFLGASESIAGLTEEFDMVRCNPGIYYQKRT; encoded by the coding sequence ATCAAGGTGCCGAATAAATCACTTGCAGAAGCTGAGTACAACCAATTTAGATTATTTCTGGAACAACACAGCGGTATAGTGTTGGGCGATAATAAGCAATATTTAGTACGTAGTCGCTTAGCGCCCTTGATGGGGAAACATAACCTACCATCGTTGTCAGAAGTGGTTAAGCATTCTATGAAGCCCGCCGAGCGTCAGTTACGGGCTGAGGTGATCGATGCGATGACCACTAACGAAACGTTATGGTTCCGTGACCGCTACCCTTTTGAATTGCTTGCTAATAGTTTATTGCCCGAATACTCTCGCTTGGGACGCCCGTTAAAAATCTGGTCAGCAGCCTGCTCTTCAGGCCAAGAACCTTATTCTCTGGCGATGACCATATTAGAATATCAACAACGTAAACCTGGAGCATTGCCTGGAAGTGCGTCAATTTTAGCGACAGATCTATCACCATCTATGTTGGAGCGTTGCAAAAATGCTGAGTACGATAATTTGGCGCTAGGTAGAGGGTTGTCGGATGAGCGTAAGCGTCAGTTTTTTGAGTCTTCAGGTACGAGTTCCATGACGATAAAGGCGAACGTTAAACGTTTAGTCAATTTTAGAGCGCATAATTTATTAGATAGTTATACCTTGCTCGGTAAATTCGACATAATCTTCTGTCGTAATGTACTGATCTATTTTGCCCCAGAGGCAAAGGCTAAAATCTTGCGGCAATTTGCTGCCGCATTAAATCCTAAGGGAATCCTTTTTTTAGGTGCATCAGAGTCTATCGCAGGGTTGACGGAAGAGTTTGATATGGTCCGTTGTAATCCTGGGATCTACTATCAAAAGCGTACCTAG
- a CDS encoding chemotaxis protein CheV → MSSILDSVNKRTQLVGQNRLELLLFKLNGRQRFGINVFKVKEVLQCPPLTALPKLNSVVRGVAHIRGQTISVIDLSAATGGRPIEDTSDCFIIISEYNRSVQGFLVKSVERIINMNWEAILPPPQGAGRYSYLTAVTEIEGELVEILDVEKILDEISPVKTQISHEVDEKLTIDRERHYHIMVIDDSAVARKQIVRALESLNLQIDTAKDGREALDKLVSVAAEMDNVAIEIPLIISDIEMPEMDGYTLTAEIRNNPKLKDIKVVLHTSLSGVFNQAMVEKVGANDFIAKFNPDELAAAVNKHLSL, encoded by the coding sequence ATGTCGAGTATTCTTGATTCAGTTAATAAAAGAACCCAACTTGTAGGACAAAACCGCTTAGAGTTGTTGTTATTTAAGTTAAATGGTCGCCAGCGGTTTGGGATCAACGTATTTAAGGTTAAAGAGGTGCTTCAATGCCCTCCATTGACGGCTTTACCTAAGTTAAACTCTGTCGTTCGAGGTGTTGCTCATATTCGCGGGCAAACCATTTCAGTGATCGATTTAAGCGCGGCAACGGGCGGGCGTCCAATCGAAGATACGTCAGATTGCTTTATTATTATCTCCGAATATAATCGCAGTGTTCAGGGCTTTCTAGTTAAGTCTGTTGAGCGGATCATTAATATGAACTGGGAAGCTATTTTGCCACCACCACAGGGGGCTGGACGCTATTCCTATCTTACTGCGGTGACAGAGATCGAGGGGGAATTGGTTGAAATTTTGGATGTAGAGAAGATCCTCGATGAAATTTCACCTGTTAAAACTCAGATCAGTCATGAAGTCGACGAAAAACTCACCATAGATCGGGAGCGTCATTATCATATTATGGTGATTGATGATTCAGCTGTAGCGAGGAAGCAAATTGTCAGAGCATTGGAGTCACTCAACTTACAGATCGATACCGCCAAAGATGGCCGGGAGGCATTGGATAAGTTAGTGAGTGTTGCGGCTGAGATGGATAATGTTGCCATAGAGATCCCTTTGATCATCTCTGATATCGAGATGCCAGAGATGGATGGTTATACGCTAACTGCAGAGATCCGCAATAATCCTAAATTGAAAGACATCAAAGTGGTTTTGCATACCTCGTTAAGTGGCGTGTTTAATCAGGCAATGGTCGAGAAAGTTGGCGCGAATGACTTTATTGCGAAGTTTAATCCCGATGAGTTAGCCGCTGCGGTGAATAAGCATTTGAGTTTGTAA
- the flgA gene encoding flagellar basal body P-ring formation chaperone FlgA: MKNKIWYFLAAVVCSNPVLGSETATVPSLTTISNLAIDVIQSKITVPNNAKVEISPQSLDTRLSPPACSSEIKAEIASDREVGRNNTVKISCETPSLQYPWQIFISVRVDILYPVVVATQTLGPGDIIATDQVKIEYIDQTNLRGQQFDQLAQVTGTRVKRRIASNQPIFNNNLCFVCKGDMVSIFARSASFEIKTIGEALTDGNLGDRIQVKNSKSHKTIEAAVINIGEVEVRM; encoded by the coding sequence ATGAAAAACAAAATTTGGTATTTTTTAGCCGCTGTAGTCTGTTCTAACCCTGTCTTGGGGTCGGAAACTGCAACTGTGCCCTCTTTAACGACAATTTCAAACTTAGCGATAGATGTGATTCAGTCAAAAATAACGGTACCAAATAATGCTAAAGTAGAGATCAGTCCACAAAGCCTAGACACTCGTTTATCACCGCCAGCTTGCAGTTCTGAGATTAAAGCGGAAATCGCTAGCGATAGAGAAGTTGGGCGTAACAACACGGTTAAAATAAGTTGTGAAACACCTAGTCTGCAATATCCTTGGCAAATATTTATCTCTGTTCGTGTTGATATTCTTTACCCCGTAGTTGTAGCGACTCAGACCTTAGGTCCAGGTGATATCATCGCCACAGATCAAGTAAAGATTGAGTATATTGACCAAACCAACCTACGTGGACAGCAATTTGATCAGCTAGCTCAGGTGACGGGCACCAGAGTTAAACGCAGAATTGCCTCCAACCAACCTATTTTTAATAATAACCTTTGTTTTGTTTGCAAAGGCGATATGGTGTCAATCTTTGCTCGCTCTGCAAGTTTTGAGATAAAGACTATAGGTGAAGCCTTAACTGACGGCAATTTAGGTGACCGAATACAAGTAAAGAACAGTAAATCCCATAAAACAATAGAGGCTGCAGTGATCAACATAGGTGAAGTAGAAGTTAGAATGTAA
- the flgM gene encoding flagellar biosynthesis anti-sigma factor FlgM: MAINIKQVNTGTNNRIATPSASTSSQSASTSSQAKAPAQSVKSDSVSITSQAQQLQSVQAKLSNIPEIDLKKVEEIKTAIAEGRYKVDADKLASNIAQFENELQDLN, translated from the coding sequence ATGGCTATTAATATAAAGCAAGTAAATACAGGCACTAATAACCGAATCGCAACACCGTCGGCCAGCACATCATCGCAAAGTGCGAGTACTTCTTCGCAGGCGAAAGCCCCCGCTCAAAGCGTAAAAAGTGATTCAGTGTCAATTACATCTCAGGCTCAGCAATTGCAAAGCGTACAAGCAAAGCTAAGTAATATACCTGAAATTGACCTCAAAAAAGTTGAAGAAATCAAAACTGCTATTGCCGAAGGTCGATATAAAGTTGACGCAGATAAGCTAGCGAGTAATATTGCGCAATTTGAAAATGAACTGCAGGACTTGAATTAA
- a CDS encoding flagella synthesis protein FlgN: MDSITDIVTNQHKLLSSLKAIIEAEKAALIAQNADQLLALANDKAKLLDEIKSGDEMLSLHPENAMLKSDEILLKLVNLTKQTLDECKQLNAQNETLIEHSMASINRFSQALQASRNASSLTYDGKGRTSTISTLGNDLKA; this comes from the coding sequence ATGGATTCGATAACCGATATAGTCACCAATCAACATAAGCTATTAAGCAGCTTAAAAGCGATTATTGAAGCAGAAAAAGCGGCACTGATTGCTCAAAACGCTGATCAATTATTAGCGCTAGCTAATGATAAAGCAAAGTTGTTAGATGAGATCAAATCTGGTGATGAGATGTTATCGTTACATCCTGAAAACGCGATGCTCAAAAGTGATGAGATACTACTTAAACTTGTTAACCTCACAAAGCAAACGTTAGATGAGTGCAAACAGTTAAATGCACAAAATGAGACATTGATTGAACATAGTATGGCAAGCATCAACCGATTCTCGCAAGCACTCCAAGCCAGCAGAAACGCCTCTAGCCTCACCTATGACGGCAAAGGAAGAACCTCTACCATATCAACACTTGGTAATGACTTAAAAGCGTAA
- a CDS encoding LPP20 family lipoprotein: MKNMVIAMVLILAGCASQDRYIQWETESPESFPTLTAIGYAPLDTQPAKEQSQRVLMAMQASKIAAYRELAEQVYGQQLNASSQVRDWMLSDDNIQASVSGVIRGAKVIKSYPAGDHYVTELELDFSQVWALYQQQNRPQKVKDVTYF, encoded by the coding sequence ATGAAGAACATGGTTATTGCAATGGTATTGATATTGGCAGGCTGTGCCTCTCAAGATAGATATATTCAGTGGGAAACAGAAAGTCCAGAATCGTTTCCAACATTAACTGCTATCGGTTATGCCCCGCTGGATACTCAACCCGCGAAAGAACAATCACAGCGAGTGTTAATGGCAATGCAAGCGTCTAAAATTGCCGCATATCGAGAATTGGCTGAGCAAGTGTATGGTCAGCAACTTAATGCATCAAGCCAAGTACGAGATTGGATGTTATCTGATGACAATATTCAAGCGTCGGTAAGTGGGGTGATTCGTGGAGCGAAAGTCATTAAGAGTTATCCCGCGGGAGATCATTATGTGACAGAGTTAGAATTAGATTTCTCTCAAGTTTGGGCGCTATATCAACAACAGAATCGACCTCAAAAAGTCAAAGACGTTACCTATTTTTGA
- a CDS encoding FlgO family outer membrane protein — MRKVLLTSVMLMLGACSTTDDRDSQALVSGNHLPSTSAVIHLTQQLANELVRQNDQLTPKQPLLVATPVLIETLMVTNSLGLQIQQGLIAALHDHQFNLIDLNVGDNVRVTDKGDFLLTRDWRQLPSDLPVEHVLVTTMSPSVDAVLINSRIVNVTNNRVVSVASASVGVSDLPGYLSMSDAVVSQDGLLFRNQSAGQGKIKIGGEVQ; from the coding sequence ATGCGGAAAGTACTTTTAACTTCGGTTATGTTGATGTTAGGCGCGTGCTCGACCACCGACGACCGTGATTCGCAAGCTTTGGTTAGCGGCAATCATTTGCCGTCTACTTCGGCGGTAATACACTTAACTCAGCAACTGGCTAATGAACTGGTGAGGCAAAATGATCAATTAACACCAAAACAACCTTTATTGGTTGCAACGCCAGTGTTAATAGAGACGCTGATGGTAACTAACAGTTTAGGTCTACAAATTCAGCAAGGGTTAATTGCTGCTCTGCATGATCATCAATTTAATCTAATCGATCTTAATGTTGGTGATAACGTCAGAGTTACAGACAAAGGTGATTTTTTACTGACACGAGATTGGCGACAATTGCCTTCAGATCTACCAGTAGAGCATGTACTGGTCACTACCATGAGCCCGTCTGTAGACGCGGTATTAATTAATAGCCGTATTGTTAATGTAACCAACAATCGAGTGGTATCCGTCGCTTCTGCTAGCGTCGGCGTGTCAGATTTACCAGGTTATTTAAGCATGTCAGATGCTGTGGTGTCGCAAGATGGTTTATTATTTCGTAATCAATCTGCGGGACAAGGCAAAATAAAGATAGGCGGAGAAGTACAATGA
- a CDS encoding GSCFA domain-containing protein, whose translation MQRKRTPYNNRDENFFWRSGVASINLGHQTFDKLHRINLPIENPKISSAGSCFAQHVGRWLNKEGYLFNQSTIETNQVSSFAFGNIYTPRCFLQWFDIIDENKGFDIACAINNENNRYYDLLRPSVYPSGFNTKDELVKARMLAAKEMYQTLKNTDLLIFTLGLTESWKDQNNIFYPSCPGVISGQFNEEAHQFHNFSYDEICSDLKQLESRLTSINSHIKVILTVSPVPLTATMTNKHVLVANQHSKSLLRTAASYICDNYDNFEYFPSFELITVSTDSDFRFETNRRTVTPEAVNYVMEHFRMVLDNTNNMTSNSNQNKLSNVKHRTADTEEVVCDEELIESAAKLTKQSLDNPRCDLTLFGDSHMGKLSTALDRMNITHCGGMVMNGSGFSQKKFALCDTEYFVPLENAISRKLWSVIFNNLNSHEQKRPPLTSTIITNLGLQTHQNISRFTTWIQNSYPQGIAEITLKEFVDYFNDDLTEQLSILLKLHENGHKVIVISDPPFSQYFEESKNMKNIIYAYFNAMEYIWTEFGVTFFNAARAFDEEVTDPENYLSTIEYADQQQDWIHGNDKYYSWLAKKLLTLINQSNKA comes from the coding sequence ATGCAAAGAAAAAGAACACCCTATAACAACAGAGATGAAAATTTTTTTTGGCGCAGTGGCGTTGCTTCTATCAACCTTGGTCATCAGACATTCGATAAATTACATAGAATAAATTTACCGATTGAAAACCCGAAAATTTCATCAGCAGGTTCTTGTTTTGCACAGCATGTTGGGCGTTGGCTTAATAAAGAAGGTTATTTATTTAATCAAAGCACAATTGAAACTAATCAAGTTTCAAGTTTTGCTTTCGGCAACATATACACCCCGCGATGCTTTCTTCAGTGGTTTGATATTATTGATGAGAATAAAGGTTTTGATATTGCTTGCGCTATTAATAATGAAAACAACCGCTACTATGACCTCTTAAGACCTAGTGTTTATCCCTCTGGTTTCAATACAAAAGATGAGTTAGTTAAGGCGAGAATGTTAGCCGCAAAAGAGATGTATCAAACCCTTAAAAATACAGACTTGCTTATTTTTACACTTGGTTTAACAGAGTCTTGGAAAGATCAAAACAATATTTTCTATCCTAGTTGTCCAGGTGTCATATCTGGACAATTTAACGAGGAAGCACATCAATTTCATAACTTTTCATATGATGAAATTTGCTCAGATTTAAAACAACTAGAATCACGGCTTACATCAATCAATTCGCACATCAAAGTTATACTAACCGTATCCCCTGTGCCACTGACGGCAACAATGACCAACAAGCACGTACTAGTCGCAAATCAACACTCTAAATCACTACTGCGCACTGCTGCCAGCTACATTTGTGATAACTATGACAATTTCGAATATTTCCCCTCCTTCGAACTCATTACCGTTTCTACAGATAGCGATTTTAGGTTTGAAACGAATCGAAGAACTGTTACTCCCGAGGCCGTAAACTATGTAATGGAACACTTTAGAATGGTGCTAGATAACACTAACAATATGACTTCAAACTCCAATCAGAATAAGCTTTCAAATGTTAAGCACAGAACAGCAGATACTGAAGAAGTTGTATGCGACGAAGAACTCATCGAGTCCGCAGCCAAGCTGACAAAACAATCACTAGACAATCCAAGATGCGATCTTACCCTATTTGGTGACAGCCATATGGGTAAATTATCAACAGCACTTGACAGAATGAATATTACACACTGTGGCGGTATGGTGATGAATGGCTCAGGTTTCTCTCAAAAGAAATTTGCGCTGTGTGACACCGAATACTTTGTTCCTCTAGAGAATGCCATATCGAGAAAGTTATGGTCAGTAATATTTAACAACTTAAATAGTCATGAACAAAAACGCCCCCCTCTAACTTCAACTATTATTACAAACTTAGGGCTACAAACTCATCAAAATATATCTAGATTTACAACATGGATACAAAATTCTTACCCACAAGGAATAGCGGAAATAACACTTAAAGAGTTCGTTGATTACTTTAATGACGATCTCACAGAACAGCTTTCCATCTTACTTAAGCTTCACGAAAATGGTCACAAAGTCATCGTGATATCAGATCCACCATTTAGTCAGTATTTTGAAGAATCTAAAAACATGAAAAATATCATTTATGCCTATTTTAATGCGATGGAATATATATGGACTGAATTTGGCGTTACCTTCTTCAATGCAGCACGAGCATTCGATGAAGAAGTAACAGATCCAGAAAATTATCTATCGACTATAGAATACGCAGACCAGCAACAAGATTGGATTCACGGTAATGACAAATATTATTCTTGGCTAGCAAAAAAACTGTTAACGCTCATAAACCAGTCGAACAAAGCGTAA
- a CDS encoding flagellar assembly protein FlgT, translating into MKKINLLIFLVSLIHLNAFAQWIETSGEAKIINGNVTQAREDAIQQALSYVTLKSGGNFSSEQQVQNGLLAKDNFTITQLTHASQVELLSEQIDQQILTVNLRVDVLNTSEQQCQTENLKAAILVTQAQINDRAQLRYGNIGNFQKELSQRLGNIIRQHGKASFPNIHADERLDITQSLVDIRGYRLPSWLSEITDSQYVLLPEIIDISTSPAASSLLGLWDSSPERQFQIRLSLYHGISGEQIWSESYNSPAQWEFEKQETVSSQSNRFWDSSYGKNIDTVLTQASVDIDKVLSCRPLLGQIVSRQHNRVIINLGRNNGIKVGDSFQLVLQQNMPDRLENMRAVASKSSATITIDQVTQESATAILEGANAALNIQINDIAIKI; encoded by the coding sequence ATGAAAAAAATTAATTTATTGATTTTCCTTGTTTCCTTAATCCATTTAAATGCTTTCGCACAATGGATAGAAACGTCTGGAGAAGCAAAAATTATCAATGGCAATGTTACTCAAGCTAGAGAAGATGCCATACAGCAAGCGCTAAGTTATGTAACACTTAAGTCTGGAGGCAACTTTAGCAGTGAGCAACAAGTACAAAATGGCCTGCTGGCTAAAGATAACTTTACAATCACGCAATTGACACATGCGTCACAGGTCGAGCTATTGAGTGAGCAAATCGATCAACAAATACTTACAGTCAATCTTCGTGTCGATGTGTTAAATACCTCAGAACAGCAGTGTCAAACTGAAAACCTAAAAGCAGCAATATTAGTTACTCAGGCACAAATTAACGACAGAGCTCAATTAAGATACGGCAACATTGGTAACTTTCAAAAAGAACTTTCTCAGCGACTGGGAAATATTATACGTCAGCACGGCAAAGCCAGTTTCCCAAATATCCATGCGGATGAGCGCTTAGACATAACCCAGTCATTAGTTGATATACGCGGTTATCGCCTGCCGAGCTGGTTAAGTGAAATCACCGATAGCCAATATGTACTATTACCCGAAATCATAGACATCTCAACCAGCCCAGCGGCAAGCAGCTTACTCGGTTTATGGGATAGCTCACCAGAAAGGCAGTTTCAAATTCGCTTGTCTCTCTACCATGGCATTAGTGGAGAGCAAATTTGGAGTGAATCCTATAACTCACCTGCTCAATGGGAATTTGAAAAACAAGAAACTGTATCATCCCAAAGTAATCGCTTTTGGGATTCAAGCTATGGCAAGAATATTGACACTGTGTTAACTCAAGCAAGTGTAGATATCGATAAAGTGCTCAGTTGTCGGCCTCTACTTGGACAGATAGTCTCCCGGCAGCACAATCGAGTCATTATTAATCTCGGCCGTAACAATGGCATAAAAGTAGGTGATAGTTTCCAGTTGGTACTCCAACAAAACATGCCAGATAGACTTGAGAACATGCGAGCGGTGGCAAGTAAAAGCAGCGCAACAATCACCATAGACCAAGTCACACAAGAGAGTGCAACAGCAATACTCGAAGGTGCCAATGCAGCGCTGAATATTCAAATTAATGATATCGCGATAAAAATATAG
- a CDS encoding pseudaminic acid biosynthesis-associated methylase, which yields MKFKTEQEAFWAGEFGNNYIERNKSDTIVAANISMLSAILKRTRNVQKIIEFGSNIGLNLEALKVLVPNAALSAIEINDNAVKKLARFSDLTVHHTSILEFIPKEQHDLALIKGVLIHINPDELDHVYQLLYQSSSRYICLSEYYNPTPVEVNYRGHQSRLFKRDFAGEMLDKFPDLKLVDYGFVYHRDNRFPQDDMTWFLLEKIS from the coding sequence ATGAAATTCAAAACTGAACAAGAAGCATTTTGGGCTGGAGAGTTTGGCAATAACTACATTGAGCGTAATAAGAGTGATACCATAGTCGCCGCCAATATCTCTATGCTGTCAGCAATTCTAAAACGCACCCGAAATGTGCAAAAAATAATCGAGTTTGGCTCTAATATTGGTTTAAATCTTGAAGCGTTAAAGGTATTAGTTCCAAACGCTGCTCTATCAGCTATTGAAATCAATGACAACGCTGTTAAGAAATTGGCCAGATTTAGTGATTTAACCGTACACCATACTTCTATTTTAGAGTTTATTCCTAAAGAGCAGCATGACTTAGCCTTAATAAAGGGGGTTCTGATCCACATAAATCCTGATGAACTAGATCATGTTTATCAATTACTTTATCAATCTAGCAGTCGTTATATTTGCTTGTCTGAATACTATAACCCAACCCCTGTTGAAGTTAATTACCGTGGCCATCAGTCTCGATTGTTTAAGCGTGATTTTGCCGGTGAAATGTTAGATAAATTCCCTGATCTAAAATTGGTTGATTACGGCTTTGTTTATCACAGAGACAATCGTTTTCCGCAAGATGATATGACTTGGTTTTTATTAGAAAAAATATCGTAA
- a CDS encoding glycosyltransferase family 2 protein gives MELSKVAVIIPAYNEATSIGSVIAELNDYMPGVNIIVVDDGSGDNTAKEAETAGATVVTLTTNQGYANAIEQGFIQALNQGCYQYVVTVDADGQHHPKSVKAMIELAQNTDDLIIGQRTRAARWSEWLFGLYFNAKFSVKDPLCGLRLYRLSMFAKYGAFETYDSIGTELMTWIILQGKCYKTLDVEIRYRADKPRFGTGFSVNQRIFKSLLTTLSFVKRHQST, from the coding sequence GTGGAATTATCTAAAGTAGCGGTAATTATTCCTGCATACAACGAAGCGACTTCAATCGGTTCAGTTATTGCAGAACTCAATGATTATATGCCTGGTGTGAATATTATTGTGGTAGACGATGGATCTGGTGACAATACGGCCAAAGAAGCTGAGACCGCTGGAGCGACAGTGGTTACTTTGACCACTAATCAAGGGTATGCTAACGCCATAGAACAGGGCTTTATACAGGCGCTTAACCAAGGTTGCTATCAATATGTGGTTACTGTGGATGCTGATGGTCAACACCACCCTAAATCTGTCAAAGCGATGATAGAGCTGGCGCAGAATACTGATGATCTGATTATTGGTCAACGAACACGAGCTGCAAGATGGTCTGAATGGCTCTTCGGTCTGTATTTTAATGCAAAGTTTTCGGTAAAAGATCCACTGTGTGGTTTACGTCTTTACCGATTATCGATGTTCGCTAAGTATGGGGCATTTGAAACTTATGACTCGATAGGCACTGAGTTGATGACGTGGATAATACTTCAAGGTAAATGTTATAAAACTCTTGATGTAGAAATTAGGTATAGAGCTGATAAGCCAAGATTTGGCACCGGCTTTTCTGTAAATCAACGTATTTTTAAAAGCTTGCTTACAACGTTGTCATTTGTAAAGCGACATCAGTCAACATAG